Proteins from a single region of Paenibacillus sp. BIHB 4019:
- a CDS encoding GTP-binding protein produces MKSLLKFITCGSVDDGKSTLIGHMLYEAKLLFADQERALELDSRLGSRGGKIDYSLLLDGLIAEREQGITIDVAYRYFTTDHRSFIVADTPGHEEYTRNMAVGASFADLAIILVDATKGIITQTKRHTRICALMGIKHLVLAVNKMDLVDFDTKKFDEIKADFARTATEFQFESIQVIPVSATEGDNITKKSPNTPWYEGLALLPYLESVDVHSNDDAKPFMMPIQRVCRPDHTFRGFQGQIEAGSIAVGDELTTLPSREKAKVKRIFVTDQDRNSAHAGQPVTIQLDREVDVSRGCVFTKDNQLQEADSFSATILWMDDSVLTPGKNVLVKVGTKVLPGTVTAINHKIDINTGNTVTADHVVKNEVAKCEFSLSDGIIFDAFEKNKSIGGFILIDRVTNMTSACGVIDEALQSVGNAGQIDTEITRDVRAQQKGQQPLTLWLTGSVSDNVALAKGIEKRLVARGYHTMLIDNSLGESVRQIAGYAALLNDAGLIALVLGGTASDNDQAIAQEIIGQSFLPIDVAVNSSSIEGAANDAVKRVVKALIQV; encoded by the coding sequence ATGAAGAGTCTGCTTAAATTTATTACTTGTGGCAGTGTGGATGACGGCAAATCCACTTTGATAGGACATATGCTTTATGAGGCTAAGCTTTTGTTCGCCGACCAGGAGAGAGCATTGGAGCTGGACAGCAGGCTGGGCAGCCGCGGCGGCAAAATAGACTACTCCTTGCTTCTTGACGGGCTGATAGCCGAACGTGAGCAGGGGATTACGATTGATGTCGCTTATCGGTATTTTACAACGGATCACCGTTCGTTCATTGTAGCGGACACGCCGGGGCACGAAGAATATACACGCAACATGGCCGTAGGCGCATCTTTTGCGGATCTTGCCATTATTCTGGTGGACGCAACCAAAGGAATTATTACGCAAACGAAGCGCCATACAAGAATTTGTGCCCTCATGGGAATTAAGCATCTGGTCTTGGCGGTAAACAAAATGGATTTGGTGGATTTTGATACGAAGAAATTTGATGAAATCAAAGCAGACTTCGCTCGCACCGCCACAGAATTCCAGTTTGAAAGTATTCAGGTGATCCCTGTTTCTGCAACAGAAGGGGATAACATTACGAAGAAATCGCCTAATACGCCTTGGTACGAGGGGCTTGCTTTGCTACCCTATTTGGAGAGTGTTGATGTTCATTCGAACGACGACGCGAAGCCGTTTATGATGCCCATTCAGCGGGTATGCAGGCCAGACCACACATTCCGCGGATTCCAAGGTCAGATTGAAGCCGGCAGCATCGCAGTTGGCGATGAACTGACAACTCTGCCTAGCCGTGAGAAGGCGAAGGTTAAACGAATTTTTGTAACAGACCAAGACCGGAATTCGGCTCATGCCGGCCAGCCTGTCACGATTCAATTAGATCGGGAAGTCGACGTATCACGAGGTTGTGTGTTTACGAAGGACAATCAGCTCCAAGAGGCCGACAGCTTTAGCGCCACGATTCTTTGGATGGATGATTCTGTCCTGACGCCGGGAAAAAATGTTCTGGTGAAGGTAGGTACAAAGGTTCTTCCTGGTACTGTGACGGCAATTAATCACAAAATCGATATTAATACAGGCAATACGGTTACAGCCGACCATGTGGTTAAGAATGAAGTGGCTAAATGTGAATTTTCATTATCGGATGGTATTATTTTTGACGCGTTTGAAAAAAATAAAAGCATCGGCGGATTTATTCTCATCGATCGTGTAACGAATATGACATCCGCTTGCGGCGTCATTGACGAAGCTCTTCAAAGCGTGGGCAATGCGGGCCAGATCGATACGGAAATCACAAGAGATGTTCGTGCCCAGCAAAAAGGACAGCAGCCATTAACGCTTTGGCTTACTGGTTCAGTTTCGGACAACGTGGCTCTTGCGAAGGGAATCGAGAAACGGTTGGTAGCCAGAGGTTATCATACGATGCTAATCGATAACAGCTTAGGAGAATCTGTGCGGCAAATCGCGGGTTATGCGGCATTGCTAAACGATGCGGGACTTATTGCATTGGTACTGGGCGGTACTGCAAGCGACAACGACCAAGCCATTGCGCAAGAAATAATCGGCCAATCCTTTTTGCCAATCGATGTTGCTGTAAACAGCTCTTCGATCGAGGGAGCGGCCAATGATGCCGTGAAACGTGTTGTGAAGGCTCTCATTCAAGTATAG
- a CDS encoding glycosyl hydrolase family 18 protein, with the protein MKFKMRKLTALLVLLMLSQAFAAGSSMAASSATKYRVYQNDAALKEFATEKQAIAYAQSFAYSHVEQISGRVWVWDNFPRYKVYQGGASNPKWEYRTYEQAQAAAKQLGQVHIRDLQQPGWVYESYAKFQLYQGENTKNSWGFATLAAAKKEAANWGNAHIIKRSTNEWVWDNVTAAQKKVQRAGKAVYTITKDGGQISGTKTYAYLYDAVQAAAKQEGSEVTNTAKGKVVFSNVRSYEVQQNGKTVKAFISMEAAIPFAKKYAGADVVYNNVVWWTNKPYLSVYQNDKIIKSVHTKESAVTLAKSYANATVRNADGRVLWSNVTKLIYMGWNGSSNSQTILGHVAGTQGLDIDSPTWFELGDASGKLNDMSDEATASTLKAQGILVMPLLHNQFDKKMTSAFLANSAAQSAFINSLVTKLASLRVYGLNIDFEEVAGTDRASYTAFVQALTKAVHAKGMKVSIDLPRGSASWNQATAYDHAALAGIVDTIIIMAYDEHWSTGPEAGSVSSLAWAEEGVKQFLDYGIPRKKLMLGIPFYVREWKLDNAGSLISNRAIYMKEVPQLIKDTNALATPDVASGQTKYTYVKDGFTYVFWAETASTVQARINIAKKYDLAGVAAWRLGYESADLWTMMLRLK; encoded by the coding sequence AAGCTTTGCCTACAGCCATGTCGAGCAAATATCGGGCCGGGTGTGGGTATGGGATAATTTTCCAAGGTATAAGGTATATCAAGGCGGCGCCTCCAATCCCAAATGGGAATACCGCACCTACGAGCAAGCACAGGCCGCTGCGAAGCAGCTAGGTCAAGTACATATTCGAGATTTGCAGCAGCCGGGCTGGGTGTACGAATCTTATGCCAAATTCCAGCTCTATCAGGGCGAAAATACGAAAAACAGCTGGGGCTTTGCTACTCTTGCAGCCGCTAAGAAGGAAGCTGCCAATTGGGGCAATGCCCATATTATTAAACGTTCCACGAATGAGTGGGTATGGGACAATGTGACAGCGGCGCAAAAGAAAGTTCAGCGTGCAGGCAAAGCCGTGTACACGATCACGAAGGATGGCGGGCAAATTTCCGGCACCAAAACATACGCTTACCTCTATGACGCTGTTCAAGCCGCAGCCAAGCAAGAGGGCAGTGAAGTAACCAATACTGCGAAAGGCAAGGTCGTTTTCTCAAATGTTCGCAGCTATGAAGTACAGCAAAATGGCAAAACCGTAAAAGCATTTATTAGTATGGAAGCTGCGATACCCTTTGCCAAAAAATATGCGGGCGCCGATGTCGTATACAATAACGTCGTCTGGTGGACCAACAAGCCTTATTTATCCGTTTATCAAAACGATAAAATCATTAAAAGCGTACACACCAAAGAATCCGCCGTCACACTCGCCAAAAGCTACGCGAACGCCACCGTTCGTAATGCGGATGGACGAGTATTATGGAGCAATGTCACAAAGCTGATTTATATGGGCTGGAATGGCTCTTCGAACAGCCAGACGATTTTGGGGCATGTTGCGGGGACACAAGGGCTCGATATTGATTCACCGACCTGGTTCGAGCTAGGCGATGCAAGCGGCAAGCTGAACGATATGTCGGATGAGGCGACGGCCAGTACGTTGAAGGCGCAAGGCATTCTCGTTATGCCGCTCCTGCACAACCAGTTTGATAAAAAGATGACGAGCGCCTTTCTTGCCAATTCGGCAGCACAGTCTGCTTTCATTAACAGCCTCGTCACAAAGCTTGCGTCCCTTCGTGTCTATGGACTCAATATTGATTTTGAAGAGGTAGCTGGGACAGACCGGGCAAGCTATACCGCTTTTGTCCAAGCACTCACGAAAGCTGTTCATGCCAAAGGCATGAAAGTATCGATCGATTTGCCGCGCGGCAGCGCCAGCTGGAACCAAGCGACGGCGTATGACCACGCTGCACTGGCAGGCATTGTCGATACGATTATTATTATGGCTTATGACGAGCACTGGAGCACAGGCCCGGAAGCGGGCTCCGTATCCAGCTTGGCGTGGGCTGAAGAGGGTGTAAAGCAGTTTCTTGATTACGGCATTCCCCGCAAAAAGCTGATGCTTGGCATTCCTTTCTACGTTCGCGAGTGGAAGCTGGACAATGCGGGCTCGCTCATCAGCAATCGTGCGATTTATATGAAGGAAGTGCCGCAGCTCATTAAAGATACGAATGCTCTAGCTACGCCTGATGTAGCATCCGGTCAAACGAAATACACGTATGTAAAAGATGGTTTCACCTATGTATTTTGGGCAGAGACCGCTTCAACCGTACAAGCCCGCATCAATATAGCGAAAAAATATGATCTTGCAGGCGTTGCTGCGTGGCGCCTGGGCTACGAAAGTGCCGATCTATGGACGATGATGCTGCGTTTGAAATAA